A stretch of the Butyricicoccus intestinisimiae genome encodes the following:
- the trmB gene encoding tRNA (guanosine(46)-N7)-methyltransferase TrmB translates to MRMRKKKNLDTRLANCAPVLVSDPEQHKGQWRALFGNTNPLHLEIGCGKGRFIIETARRNPDINYLAIEREEGALIMATEKAMELSLPNLQFLDFDAAGLTDIFADGEIDRIYLNFSDPWPPNRQRKRRLTHSNFLALYDCVLAKNGQVHFKTDNQHLFEFTLEEMCGYGWLIQNICLDLHNSEQDNIMTEYEEKFSKEGFRIYRLEASRRDEDTLTRAHTPPRTAQQLAEKARGSVAPSFGSSQA, encoded by the coding sequence ATGCGGATGAGAAAGAAAAAGAATCTGGATACCCGTCTGGCAAATTGTGCGCCGGTGCTGGTCTCGGATCCGGAGCAGCACAAGGGACAGTGGCGCGCGCTGTTCGGCAACACCAACCCGCTCCATTTGGAGATCGGCTGCGGCAAGGGCCGTTTCATCATCGAGACCGCCCGCCGGAATCCGGACATCAATTATCTCGCCATTGAGCGCGAGGAAGGCGCCCTGATTATGGCAACCGAAAAGGCGATGGAGCTCAGCCTCCCCAACCTTCAGTTTTTGGACTTTGACGCCGCCGGTCTGACCGACATTTTTGCCGACGGAGAGATCGACCGCATCTATCTCAATTTCTCCGATCCCTGGCCGCCGAACCGCCAGCGCAAGCGCCGTCTGACCCATTCCAACTTTTTGGCACTGTACGACTGCGTGCTCGCGAAAAACGGACAGGTGCATTTTAAGACCGACAACCAGCATCTGTTTGAGTTTACGCTGGAGGAAATGTGCGGCTACGGCTGGCTGATTCAGAACATTTGTCTGGATCTGCACAACAGCGAGCAGGACAACATTATGACGGAATACGAAGAAAAGTTCTCCAAGGAAGGATTCCGCATCTATCGTCTGGAGGCCAGCCGCCGCGATGAGGACACGCTCACCCGCGCCCACACGCCGCCGCGCACCGCGCAGCAGCTCGCCGAGAAGGCGCGCGGCTCGGTTGCGCCGTCTTTCGGCTCCTCGCAGGCTTAA
- the malQ gene encoding 4-alpha-glucanotransferase → MFQRSSGVVLHISSLPSPYGIGTLGKDAYQFVDFLRDGGQTYWQVLPLGQTGFGDSPYQCFSAAAGNPYFIDLDTLKEMGLLSEQDLRDADVGHNPDRVDYEMLAQTRLPILHRAFVRAQESMIQMGKMDAFRRENKDWVEDYAMFMTLKKHFDQKALWDWDDEAIKHREPEAMRKYAFDLKHEIDFYVFMQYLFFAQWEKLRAYANKQGIQIIGDIPIYVSPDSCDVWAHPEMFQIDGDLKPHGVAGVPPDYYSATGQLWGNPTYNWKVIEDDGFRWWIWRVRRNLALFDVTRIDHFRGFQAYWEIPEGEETAINGKWKKGPRMKLFKAIREALGEVPIIAEDLGDIDDAVRKFLKKSGYPGMRVMIFGMRADENNDHIPFNWPKNCVGYTSTHDSETVVEQFTDKCSDADRDVMREYLRVSDREPLGWSAIRTAFAAPCDIAMTTMQDLLSLGADARMNTPSTLGGNWSWRVRRDAINKDVSGFLRRATYGGKRLNPLAQR, encoded by the coding sequence ATGTTTCAGAGATCTAGTGGTGTAGTTTTGCATATTTCCTCGCTGCCGTCTCCGTATGGTATCGGAACGCTGGGCAAGGATGCATATCAGTTTGTTGATTTCCTGCGCGACGGCGGACAGACCTATTGGCAGGTTTTGCCGCTCGGACAGACCGGCTTCGGCGACAGCCCATATCAGTGCTTTTCCGCAGCCGCAGGCAATCCGTATTTTATTGATTTGGATACCCTCAAGGAGATGGGGCTGCTCAGCGAACAGGATTTGCGCGACGCCGATGTCGGACACAATCCGGATCGCGTAGATTATGAGATGCTGGCACAGACGCGCCTGCCGATTTTGCATCGCGCCTTTGTCCGCGCGCAGGAATCCATGATTCAGATGGGCAAGATGGACGCGTTCCGCCGCGAAAACAAAGACTGGGTGGAAGACTACGCCATGTTCATGACGCTCAAAAAGCACTTTGACCAGAAGGCGCTGTGGGATTGGGATGACGAAGCCATCAAGCACAGAGAGCCGGAGGCGATGCGCAAGTATGCGTTTGATCTCAAGCATGAGATTGATTTCTATGTGTTCATGCAGTATCTGTTCTTTGCGCAGTGGGAGAAGCTGCGCGCCTATGCGAACAAGCAGGGCATTCAGATTATCGGTGACATTCCGATTTATGTCTCGCCGGACAGCTGCGACGTGTGGGCACATCCGGAAATGTTCCAGATAGACGGCGATTTGAAGCCGCACGGCGTTGCCGGTGTGCCGCCGGATTACTATTCCGCAACCGGTCAGCTGTGGGGCAATCCGACCTACAATTGGAAGGTCATCGAGGATGACGGATTCCGGTGGTGGATTTGGCGCGTGCGCCGCAATCTGGCGCTGTTTGATGTCACGCGCATTGACCACTTCCGCGGCTTCCAAGCGTACTGGGAGATTCCGGAGGGCGAGGAGACCGCCATCAACGGCAAGTGGAAGAAGGGCCCGCGCATGAAGCTGTTCAAGGCGATTCGCGAGGCGCTGGGCGAGGTGCCGATTATCGCGGAGGATCTCGGCGATATTGATGACGCGGTGCGCAAGTTCCTCAAAAAGAGTGGCTATCCGGGCATGCGCGTCATGATTTTCGGTATGCGCGCAGACGAGAACAACGACCACATCCCGTTCAACTGGCCGAAAAACTGCGTCGGTTACACCTCGACGCACGACTCCGAGACGGTTGTGGAACAGTTCACGGACAAGTGCAGCGATGCAGACCGCGACGTGATGCGCGAATATCTGCGCGTTTCGGACAGAGAGCCGCTGGGCTGGAGCGCGATTCGCACCGCTTTCGCCGCTCCGTGCGATATTGCCATGACAACCATGCAGGATCTGCTGTCGCTGGGCGCAGATGCGCGCATGAATACTCCGTCTACGCTGGGCGGAAACTGGAGCTGGCGTGTGCGCCGCGATGCCATCAACAAGGATGTATCCGGCTTCCTGCGCCGCGCGACGTATGGCGGCAAGCGTCTGAATCCGCTGGCGCAGAGATAA